Proteins encoded together in one Amphritea japonica ATCC BAA-1530 window:
- the rplU gene encoding 50S ribosomal protein L21, with the protein MYAVIVSGGKQYRVQEGHTLKLEKLAVEAGSNVEFDRVLLVANGDDVKIGAPVVDGAKVTAEVVSHGRAKKVHIMKFKRRKHHMKQMGHRQHFTEVKITGISA; encoded by the coding sequence ATGTACGCAGTAATTGTGAGCGGCGGTAAACAGTACCGAGTTCAGGAAGGTCATACTCTTAAACTGGAAAAGTTGGCTGTAGAAGCGGGTTCAAATGTTGAATTTGATCGTGTTCTTTTAGTAGCTAACGGCGACGATGTTAAAATCGGCGCGCCAGTTGTTGACGGTGCTAAGGTTACAGCTGAGGTTGTTAGCCACGGTCGCGCAAAGAAAGTTCATATCATGAAGTTTAAGCGTCGTAAGCATCACATGAAGCAGATGGGTCACCGTCAGCACTTCACAGAAGTAAAAATCACAGGCATCAGCGCCTAA
- the moaA gene encoding GTP 3',8-cyclase MoaA: MKTNQSNSVESSLVDRFGRRVEYVRLSVTDRCDFRCVYCMAEEMQFLPRSEVLSLEEIYNVAKAFVELGVNKIRLTGGEPLVRKGILTLVEQLGQLPAELLITTNGSQLPRMAAELKRLGVDRLNISLDSLQEDKFKRLTRTGRLSQVLEGIDAAIAAGFKGIKLNAVVLKGRNDTEVLDLIAFAREKEVDITFIEEMPLGVITEHDRAEVYCSSDELKEQINPVYPLLDSDAKTGGPSRYYRMTDSRSRVGFISPHSHNFCSECNRVRMTVEGRLLLCLGNEHSMDLRQILRDFPGDSEVLKRHLISAMDLKPEEHHFDLSDEAPQLVRFMNMTGG, from the coding sequence ATGAAAACAAATCAGAGTAATAGCGTAGAAAGTTCACTAGTTGACCGATTTGGTCGGCGGGTTGAGTATGTGCGCTTGTCCGTTACTGACCGTTGTGATTTTCGCTGTGTTTATTGCATGGCTGAAGAGATGCAGTTTCTGCCGCGTAGTGAAGTATTATCGTTGGAAGAGATATATAACGTAGCCAAAGCCTTTGTTGAATTAGGTGTGAATAAAATCCGTCTTACCGGTGGTGAGCCGTTAGTAAGGAAGGGTATTTTAACGCTGGTGGAACAGTTGGGGCAGCTGCCAGCGGAGCTATTGATTACGACGAATGGCTCACAACTCCCGAGGATGGCTGCCGAACTCAAGCGCCTGGGTGTTGATCGGTTAAATATTAGTCTCGATAGCTTGCAGGAAGATAAGTTTAAGCGCCTGACTCGAACAGGGCGTTTGTCACAGGTACTGGAAGGTATTGATGCAGCGATTGCGGCGGGCTTTAAGGGTATTAAGCTGAATGCTGTTGTGCTGAAAGGCCGAAACGACACTGAGGTGCTTGATCTGATCGCTTTTGCTCGTGAAAAAGAGGTCGATATTACGTTTATTGAAGAGATGCCCCTGGGGGTTATTACTGAGCATGATCGGGCTGAGGTGTATTGCTCCAGCGATGAATTGAAAGAACAGATTAATCCTGTATATCCGTTGCTGGATTCGGATGCTAAAACGGGAGGGCCTTCCCGTTACTATCGGATGACAGATAGCCGTAGCCGGGTTGGTTTTATCTCCCCTCATAGTCATAACTTCTGCAGTGAGTGCAATCGGGTCAGAATGACTGTTGAAGGGCGTTTATTGCTTTGTCTGGGCAATGAGCACTCGATGGACCTGCGTCAGATCTTACGGGATTTTCCCGGTGATTCTGAGGTGCTTAAGCGGCACCTTATTAGCGCGATGGATCTGAAGCCAGAAGAGCATCACTTTGATCTGAGCGATGAGGCGCCTCAGCTTGTGCGGTTTATGAATATGACCGGCGGTTAA
- a CDS encoding lysophospholipid acyltransferase family protein: protein MTRKPTLFLYLRATLFYIGFYPVTLVFAAFCLLVGWMLPFGPRFKLFTLMNYFSMFWLRLCCGVKYRVEGRENLPQDSAYVVVANHSSEWETLFLQTLIRPQSAVLKQELLKIPFFGWALGMLKPIALDRSKRRGALKQLLTQGKARLEEGINVVIFPQGTRVETGKLGKFNKGGAMLAASGQVPVVPLAHDAGLFWPGKSYVKYPGTVTVRVGVAVAVADRSVDEIHTDSIGWLEAQMRDMRVVDE from the coding sequence ATGACCAGAAAACCTACTCTGTTTTTATACTTGCGCGCGACGCTCTTTTATATCGGCTTTTATCCGGTGACTCTTGTATTCGCTGCGTTCTGTTTGCTGGTGGGGTGGATGTTGCCATTCGGTCCGCGTTTTAAATTGTTTACCCTGATGAACTATTTCTCGATGTTTTGGTTACGTCTCTGCTGTGGCGTAAAATATCGGGTTGAAGGCCGGGAAAATCTGCCGCAGGATAGTGCTTATGTGGTTGTTGCTAATCACTCCAGTGAGTGGGAAACGTTATTCCTGCAAACCCTGATACGCCCACAGAGCGCGGTATTGAAACAAGAGTTGTTGAAGATTCCGTTCTTTGGCTGGGCACTGGGTATGCTAAAGCCTATCGCATTAGATCGTAGCAAGCGTCGAGGCGCATTAAAGCAGCTGCTTACGCAGGGTAAGGCGCGTCTTGAAGAAGGTATTAATGTTGTTATTTTTCCCCAGGGTACCCGTGTAGAGACGGGTAAGCTGGGGAAATTTAATAAAGGCGGTGCAATGCTGGCGGCCAGTGGTCAGGTGCCTGTTGTGCCTTTAGCGCATGATGCCGGTTTGTTCTGGCCAGGTAAGAGCTATGTAAAGTATCCGGGAACGGTAACTGTGCGCGTTGGTGTTGCGGTGGCTGTGGCTGACCGTAGTGTCGATGAAATACATACTGACTCTATCGGCTGGCTGGAAGCTCAGATGCGTGACATGAGAGTTGTTGATGAGTAA
- the rpmA gene encoding 50S ribosomal protein L27, translating to MAHKKAAGSTRNGRDSESKRLGVKRFGGQAVIAGNILVRQRGTKFHAGENVGIGKDHTLFAKADGVVKFVVKGPQKRKYITVETA from the coding sequence ATGGCTCATAAGAAAGCAGCAGGTAGTACGCGTAACGGTCGCGATTCCGAGTCGAAACGCTTAGGTGTTAAGCGCTTCGGCGGTCAGGCAGTTATTGCAGGTAATATCCTGGTTCGTCAGCGCGGAACTAAGTTCCACGCAGGTGAAAACGTAGGTATCGGCAAAGATCACACTTTGTTTGCTAAGGCAGACGGTGTTGTTAAATTTGTTGTAAAAGGCCCGCAAAAGCGTAAATACATCACTGTAGAAACCGCTTAA
- the rpsT gene encoding 30S ribosomal protein S20 has product MANSAGSRKRARQAEKRRQNNASLRSMVRTYVKKVATAIESGDHAAATAAFVAAQPVMDGAVTKGIYNKNQVARKKSRMNAEIKKLAA; this is encoded by the coding sequence GTGGCAAATTCCGCAGGATCCCGTAAACGCGCTCGCCAAGCCGAGAAGCGCCGTCAAAATAACGCGAGTCTGCGTTCCATGGTTCGCACCTACGTTAAGAAAGTAGCGACTGCTATTGAGTCTGGCGACCACGCAGCAGCAACAGCAGCTTTCGTTGCAGCACAGCCTGTAATGGACGGAGCTGTCACTAAAGGCATATACAACAAGAATCAGGTTGCTCGTAAGAAGAGCCGCATGAACGCTGAGATCAAAAAGCTGGCTGCATAA
- the fabB gene encoding beta-ketoacyl-ACP synthase I produces MRRVVVTGMGIVSCLGTDKETVLDSLKEGRSGIKFQEEYKEMGFRSHVAGSIDLDYTDLIDRKLVRFMGDAAAYAYLSMDQAIKDANLTEEQVSNVRTGLVAGSGGASSADIVEAADILRTKGVRRVGPYRVTRTMGSTVSACLATPFKIKGVNYSITSACATSAHCIGNAMEQIQLNKQDIVFAGGGEELHWSLSMMFDAMGALSSKYNDTPEKASRAYDANRDGFVIAGGGGMLVLEELEHAKARGAKIYGELVGYGATSDGYDMVAPSGEGAMRCMQQAMSTVEGSIDYINSHGTSTPAGDIQELKAMKETFGAEMPSVSSTKSLTGHSLGATGVQEAIYSLLMMENNFICASANIDELDPAAEGLPVVTERKDNVDLQRVMSNSFGFGGTNSTLVFQKFDS; encoded by the coding sequence ATGAGACGTGTCGTTGTTACCGGAATGGGTATCGTATCTTGTCTGGGTACTGATAAAGAAACCGTCCTTGACTCACTGAAAGAAGGCCGTTCTGGCATCAAATTTCAGGAAGAGTACAAAGAGATGGGCTTTCGCAGCCATGTAGCAGGCAGTATTGATCTGGACTATACAGATCTGATCGACCGTAAGCTGGTTCGTTTTATGGGCGATGCAGCAGCATACGCTTATCTCTCGATGGATCAGGCCATTAAGGATGCCAACCTGACTGAAGAGCAGGTATCCAATGTACGGACCGGCCTGGTTGCCGGCTCTGGCGGCGCATCTTCTGCTGATATCGTTGAAGCTGCCGATATTCTGCGCACTAAAGGTGTTCGTCGTGTAGGCCCATACCGAGTGACTCGTACTATGGGTTCCACAGTATCAGCCTGTCTGGCCACTCCATTTAAGATCAAAGGCGTTAACTATTCTATCACCTCTGCCTGCGCCACCAGCGCACACTGTATTGGCAACGCGATGGAACAGATTCAGCTGAACAAGCAGGACATCGTATTTGCCGGTGGTGGTGAAGAACTACACTGGTCTCTGAGCATGATGTTTGACGCCATGGGCGCTCTGTCCAGCAAGTATAATGACACGCCTGAAAAAGCATCACGCGCATATGATGCCAATCGCGATGGCTTTGTTATCGCTGGCGGCGGCGGCATGTTAGTTCTGGAAGAACTGGAACACGCTAAAGCACGCGGCGCGAAGATTTACGGCGAACTAGTCGGTTACGGCGCAACCTCTGACGGTTACGACATGGTAGCCCCTTCTGGTGAAGGCGCAATGCGTTGCATGCAACAGGCGATGAGCACCGTAGAGGGTAGCATCGACTACATCAATTCACACGGCACCTCTACACCTGCAGGCGACATTCAGGAACTGAAGGCGATGAAAGAAACCTTCGGTGCAGAAATGCCTTCTGTCAGCTCAACCAAATCACTCACCGGCCACTCTCTGGGCGCAACCGGCGTACAGGAAGCTATCTACAGCTTGCTGATGATGGAGAACAACTTCATCTGCGCTTCCGCCAACATTGATGAGCTTGACCCTGCAGCTGAAGGGCTGCCTGTAGTCACTGAGCGTAAAGACAATGTTGATCTACAACGCGTCATGTCTAACAGCTTCGGTTTTGGTGGCACTAACTCGACACTGGTTTTCCAGAAGTTCGATAGCTGA
- the fabA gene encoding bifunctional 3-hydroxydecanoyl-ACP dehydratase/trans-2-decenoyl-ACP isomerase yields the protein MTNPSSFNREELLQCGNGEMFGEGNARLPVGNMLMMDRVTMITGEGGKYGKGYIEAELDIHPDLWFFDCHFPTDPVMPGCLGLDAMWQIVGFYLGWRGNKGRGRALGSGEVKFTGQILPTAKKVTYRIDLSRVIERKLVMGIADGSVSVDGREIYTAKDLRVGLFVSTDSF from the coding sequence ATGACAAATCCTTCCTCATTCAATCGAGAAGAACTTCTTCAGTGCGGTAACGGCGAAATGTTCGGCGAGGGCAATGCACGACTGCCTGTCGGCAATATGCTCATGATGGACCGCGTCACTATGATCACCGGTGAAGGCGGCAAATATGGCAAAGGCTATATCGAAGCTGAGCTGGATATCCATCCGGACCTTTGGTTCTTCGACTGCCACTTCCCAACCGATCCAGTTATGCCTGGCTGCTTGGGACTTGACGCTATGTGGCAAATTGTTGGCTTCTATCTGGGCTGGCGCGGCAATAAAGGCCGTGGACGCGCACTGGGATCAGGCGAAGTAAAATTCACCGGGCAGATCCTGCCAACGGCAAAGAAAGTCACTTACCGCATCGACCTATCTCGGGTTATCGAACGCAAACTGGTTATGGGCATCGCTGATGGTTCAGTTTCCGTTGACGGTCGCGAGATTTACACCGCTAAAGATCTGCGTGTTGGTCTGTTCGTATCTACTGATAGCTTCTGA
- the ispB gene encoding octaprenyl diphosphate synthase: MLPHQLNPIIEPQFEAVNDYIVNHLHSGVPLVEKIGHYIVESGGKRIRPLLVLLAANAAGYKGDNHVPLAAVIEFIHTATLLHDDVVDNSELRRGNDTANAKWGNAPSVLVGDFLYSRSFQVMVEIRNMEIMEVISNATNIIAEGEVLQLLNARNPDTSEDSYMQVILGKTAMLFEAATESGALLAGADKAQQEALRLYGRHIGIAFQIIDDVMDYLSSAEEMGKNVGDDLAEGKATLPLIHAMREGTEEQRQLIRQAIRKGGLDDLQPVMDIVHATGSIDYSRETACAEADKAIKALDALPDSSFKDTMIQLADLAVKRSS; encoded by the coding sequence ATGCTGCCACATCAGTTAAATCCCATTATTGAACCGCAGTTTGAAGCGGTAAACGATTATATTGTCAATCACTTACACTCAGGCGTTCCGTTAGTCGAAAAGATCGGACACTATATTGTAGAAAGTGGCGGCAAACGCATCAGACCTTTGCTGGTCCTACTGGCTGCTAATGCTGCGGGCTACAAGGGCGACAATCACGTTCCACTTGCCGCAGTAATTGAGTTCATTCATACAGCTACACTGCTTCATGATGACGTCGTTGATAACTCAGAACTGCGTCGCGGCAATGATACTGCTAATGCAAAATGGGGTAACGCCCCCAGCGTGCTGGTTGGTGATTTCCTATACTCCCGATCATTCCAGGTGATGGTTGAGATCCGCAATATGGAGATCATGGAGGTCATATCCAATGCCACCAACATCATCGCCGAAGGCGAAGTATTACAACTACTGAATGCCCGCAATCCGGACACTTCAGAAGACTCATATATGCAGGTAATCCTGGGCAAAACTGCCATGTTATTTGAAGCTGCGACTGAGTCAGGCGCACTCTTGGCAGGCGCGGATAAAGCCCAGCAGGAAGCACTCCGTCTTTATGGGCGCCATATTGGCATCGCCTTCCAGATTATTGATGATGTAATGGATTACCTCAGCAGTGCTGAAGAGATGGGCAAGAACGTGGGTGACGATCTGGCAGAAGGAAAAGCAACATTGCCGCTGATCCACGCCATGCGCGAAGGCACTGAGGAGCAACGCCAACTGATCCGCCAGGCAATCCGAAAAGGCGGACTGGACGATCTTCAGCCTGTCATGGATATCGTTCATGCCACCGGCTCTATCGACTATTCCCGCGAGACAGCCTGCGCCGAAGCTGACAAAGCGATCAAAGCACTGGACGCCCTACCAGACAGCTCATTTAAAGACACTATGATCCAACTAGCCGACCTGGCCGTTAAGCGCAGTAGTTAA
- a CDS encoding 1-acyl-sn-glycerol-3-phosphate acyltransferase, with the protein MVASQSNDPFQNIRPYHDSEVSDVLSRLIHDDEFISAITQYQFPRMAGIFGWLLKPAVRIFLAQKAGDIESIQDFQNLVSGYMAKMIARTTTRLSCTGFENLEADEAYLFVSNHRDIAMDPAFVNWVLFQNGFDTVRIAIGDNLLRKSYVSDLMRLNKSFIVNRSAKGRAVLTALGQLSSYIDHSLVQDEASVWIAQREGRAKDGNDFTDPAILKMFYMSHRKQRSFAEFLERVKIVPVSISYEYDPCDRAKAEELDAKQQGGEYQKSQFEDIESIVAGITGNKGHVHVSFGNVITGIDSPDELAAEIDRQIIENYYLHPSNLQAAGSESDQVDDESRALFSARMDGMNTSAAEILKQMYANPVLNKKTQQEVV; encoded by the coding sequence ATGGTAGCCAGCCAGTCAAACGATCCATTTCAGAACATTCGCCCCTATCATGATAGTGAAGTAAGCGATGTGCTGAGTCGGCTGATCCATGATGATGAGTTTATCTCTGCCATTACGCAATACCAATTTCCTCGTATGGCAGGGATTTTTGGCTGGTTGTTAAAGCCTGCTGTGCGGATTTTTCTGGCACAGAAGGCTGGCGATATTGAAAGTATTCAGGACTTTCAGAATCTGGTTAGTGGTTATATGGCCAAGATGATCGCACGTACAACGACGCGTTTGAGTTGTACTGGGTTTGAGAATCTTGAGGCGGATGAGGCTTACCTGTTTGTCTCTAATCACCGGGATATCGCTATGGACCCCGCCTTTGTTAACTGGGTCTTGTTTCAGAATGGTTTTGATACGGTGAGGATCGCTATCGGCGATAATCTGTTGCGTAAGTCTTATGTTTCCGACCTGATGCGATTAAATAAAAGCTTTATCGTTAACCGCTCTGCCAAAGGGCGTGCAGTGCTAACGGCGCTAGGGCAGCTTTCCTCCTATATTGATCACTCCTTGGTGCAGGATGAGGCGAGCGTCTGGATAGCTCAGCGTGAAGGGCGGGCAAAGGACGGAAATGATTTTACCGATCCAGCCATTCTGAAAATGTTTTATATGTCGCACCGTAAGCAGCGCAGCTTTGCTGAGTTTCTTGAGCGGGTCAAAATAGTACCGGTGTCTATCTCATATGAGTATGACCCTTGTGATCGGGCAAAAGCTGAAGAGCTGGATGCCAAGCAGCAGGGTGGCGAATATCAAAAGTCGCAGTTTGAAGATATAGAAAGTATTGTAGCGGGGATTACCGGTAACAAAGGCCACGTCCATGTGTCTTTTGGTAATGTGATTACCGGTATTGATTCTCCGGATGAGCTGGCAGCAGAGATTGATCGACAGATAATTGAAAATTACTACCTGCATCCTTCTAATCTTCAGGCGGCGGGGAGTGAGAGTGATCAGGTAGATGATGAGTCACGGGCGCTGTTTTCTGCTCGTATGGATGGAATGAATACTTCTGCAGCTGAGATACTAAAACAGATGTATGCCAATCCGGTGCTTAATAAAAAGACGCAGCAGGAGGTTGTATGA
- the proB gene encoding glutamate 5-kinase — translation MSQARNKLKTSRRWVVKIGSALLTNDGEGLDLAAIGRWVDQLDQLRRDGVEVVLVSSGSIAEGIVRLGWSKRPHEVYKLQAAAAVGQMGLVQAYETNFKRHNTHTAQILLTHEDHSDRKRYLNAQATLKTLLSVGVVPVVNENDTVVTKEIRFGDNDTLGALVANLVEADALILLTDQDGLFTADPRSNPEATLISEAMAGDSSLEAMAGGGGLLGQGGMATKVRAAKLAARSGAVTLIASGREDDVLLKLRDGAELGTMLVPEKSPMAARKQWIAGHLQARGTLVLDAGAVAALVERGKSLLPTGVRAVTGSFSRGEMVVLSDEHGKVIGRGLVNYGIEDAQKIIGQPSSRIEALLGFVGEEELVHRDNLVLA, via the coding sequence GTGAGTCAGGCGCGAAATAAACTTAAGACTTCCCGTCGCTGGGTTGTAAAGATAGGTAGTGCGTTACTTACAAATGATGGCGAGGGGCTGGATCTTGCGGCTATTGGTCGCTGGGTGGATCAGCTGGATCAGCTGCGCCGGGATGGTGTAGAGGTTGTGTTGGTTTCCTCAGGCTCTATTGCTGAGGGGATTGTGCGATTAGGTTGGTCGAAGCGTCCTCATGAGGTTTATAAGTTGCAAGCTGCTGCCGCAGTAGGGCAGATGGGGCTGGTGCAAGCTTACGAAACCAATTTTAAGCGGCATAATACCCACACAGCTCAGATTCTGTTAACCCACGAAGATCACTCTGATCGCAAGCGCTACCTGAATGCGCAGGCGACGTTAAAAACGCTGCTGTCTGTAGGTGTTGTTCCGGTTGTAAATGAGAATGACACGGTGGTGACCAAAGAGATTCGTTTCGGTGATAACGATACTCTGGGTGCATTGGTAGCGAACCTAGTCGAGGCTGATGCGCTGATTCTGCTAACCGATCAAGATGGCCTGTTTACTGCGGATCCACGTTCTAATCCTGAAGCAACGCTTATCTCTGAGGCGATGGCGGGCGATAGTTCCTTGGAGGCGATGGCGGGTGGTGGTGGTCTTCTGGGGCAAGGTGGTATGGCGACGAAAGTGCGTGCTGCGAAATTAGCGGCGCGCTCTGGCGCGGTGACGTTGATTGCCAGTGGCAGGGAAGATGATGTGTTGCTGAAGCTACGCGATGGTGCTGAGCTAGGAACGATGTTGGTGCCAGAGAAGTCGCCTATGGCGGCGAGAAAGCAGTGGATTGCCGGGCATTTACAGGCGCGGGGTACGCTGGTTTTGGATGCCGGTGCTGTGGCGGCGCTGGTTGAGCGGGGTAAGAGTTTGCTGCCTACCGGAGTGCGTGCAGTAACCGGTTCGTTTTCTCGTGGTGAAATGGTGGTGCTCTCAGATGAGCATGGCAAGGTGATTGGTCGGGGGTTGGTGAATTACGGTATCGAGGATGCACAAAAAATCATCGGTCAGCCTAGTTCGCGTATCGAGGCTTTGCTGGGGTTTGTGGGTGAGGAGGAGTTGGTGCACCGGGATAATTTAGTGCTGGCGTAA
- the cgtA gene encoding Obg family GTPase CgtA: protein MKFVDEATITVEAGKGGNGTLSFRREKYVARGGPDGGDGGDGGSVFVEADESLNTLIDFRFQPRHKADNGKGGQSRNCTGAKGEDLVMKVPVGTTVFDVDTDEVLADLTEIGQVEKIAQGGFHGLGNTRFKSSVNRAPRQTTNGSLGETRNVKLELKVLADVGLLGLPNAGKSTFIRSVSAATPKVANYPFTTLVPNLGVVSTEKHRSFVIADIPGIIEGAAEGAGLGIQFLKHLARNRILLHLVDMAPWDGVTPAESAQVIVRELEKFSPTLAAQPRWLVLNKLDMVPEDEQEERCQSVIDALGWEGPVYRISAINKMGTKPLVQDIQKLLDQLSEQLLEDPERLEQEAATRRLIDREGRERIEQMREEVRAKRRGDDDFDDFDDDDYDVEVEYVKT from the coding sequence GTGAAATTTGTAGATGAAGCGACAATAACCGTCGAAGCAGGCAAGGGGGGTAATGGTACCCTGAGTTTCCGTCGCGAGAAGTATGTGGCCCGTGGTGGCCCGGATGGTGGCGATGGTGGTGATGGTGGTTCGGTGTTTGTGGAGGCTGATGAGTCTCTCAATACGTTGATTGATTTTCGCTTTCAGCCACGACATAAGGCTGATAACGGTAAAGGCGGTCAGAGCCGTAACTGCACGGGCGCTAAAGGCGAAGATCTGGTCATGAAGGTGCCGGTAGGTACTACGGTGTTTGATGTTGATACTGATGAAGTGTTAGCGGATTTGACTGAGATTGGTCAGGTTGAAAAGATTGCTCAGGGTGGTTTCCATGGTTTGGGTAATACGCGTTTTAAAAGTAGTGTAAACCGCGCGCCTCGCCAGACGACTAATGGTAGTCTGGGTGAGACTCGTAACGTCAAGCTTGAGCTGAAGGTTTTGGCTGATGTTGGTTTGCTGGGGTTGCCGAATGCGGGTAAGTCTACTTTCATTCGCTCAGTATCAGCAGCGACTCCGAAAGTGGCTAATTATCCGTTTACCACTTTAGTGCCAAATTTGGGTGTGGTGAGTACTGAAAAGCATCGTAGCTTTGTTATTGCTGATATCCCCGGGATTATTGAGGGAGCTGCTGAAGGTGCGGGCTTGGGTATTCAGTTCCTCAAGCATCTGGCGCGAAACCGTATTTTGCTGCATCTTGTGGATATGGCGCCGTGGGATGGAGTGACGCCAGCTGAGTCTGCGCAGGTTATTGTGCGTGAGCTGGAAAAATTTAGCCCTACCCTGGCGGCTCAGCCGCGCTGGCTGGTATTGAATAAGCTGGATATGGTGCCTGAAGATGAGCAAGAGGAGCGCTGTCAGTCGGTGATCGATGCGCTGGGTTGGGAAGGTCCTGTTTATCGGATCTCTGCGATCAATAAAATGGGTACCAAGCCGTTAGTGCAGGATATTCAAAAGCTTCTCGATCAGCTGTCTGAGCAGTTGTTGGAAGATCCTGAGCGATTAGAGCAGGAAGCTGCCACGCGTCGTTTGATTGATCGTGAAGGGCGAGAGCGTATCGAGCAGATGCGTGAAGAGGTTCGCGCTAAGCGTCGTGGAGATGATGATTTTGATGACTTCGACGATGATGACTATGACGTTGAAGTGGAGTATGTGAAAACTTAG
- the moaC gene encoding cyclic pyranopterin monophosphate synthase MoaC: MSRLTHLDENGHANMVDVSEKTVTTREATAQAVVTMTTETLEMITVGSHKKGDVLAVARIAGIQAAKRCSDLIPLCHPLMLSKVSVELLPQPDSDSVLILATCKLAGQTGVEMEALTAASVAALTIYDMCKAVDKGIVISDVKLLEKKGGKSGHWKVNT, translated from the coding sequence ATGAGCCGCTTGACCCATCTGGATGAGAATGGCCACGCTAACATGGTGGATGTTTCAGAAAAGACTGTAACCACCCGAGAGGCAACGGCTCAGGCCGTTGTTACTATGACGACTGAAACCCTGGAAATGATCACGGTGGGGAGTCATAAAAAGGGCGATGTTCTGGCGGTGGCTCGCATTGCCGGGATTCAGGCAGCAAAACGTTGTTCCGACCTGATTCCGCTGTGCCATCCTCTGATGTTGAGTAAGGTTTCCGTGGAATTGTTGCCTCAGCCAGATTCTGATTCGGTTTTGATTTTGGCGACTTGTAAGCTGGCAGGTCAGACCGGTGTCGAGATGGAAGCGCTTACTGCGGCGTCTGTGGCGGCGCTAACTATCTATGATATGTGTAAGGCGGTCGATAAAGGTATAGTTATTTCCGACGTTAAGTTGTTAGAAAAGAAGGGTGGGAAAAGCGGTCACTGGAAGGTGAACACTTGA
- a CDS encoding SirB2 family protein: MYLALKHTHITFAVLSILFFTLRGFWMLSSSEKLQQRWVRIAPHIIDTLLLASAIALAFTINQYPFSESWLTAKLIALIAYIVLGTIALKRGKTRNIRTLAFIMALLCVGYIVWVALSHNPQPWLL, from the coding sequence ATGTATTTAGCCCTAAAACATACACATATCACTTTTGCAGTTTTAAGCATTCTATTTTTCACGCTTAGGGGATTCTGGATGCTCTCTTCATCGGAGAAACTGCAACAGCGCTGGGTCAGGATTGCTCCCCATATTATCGACACACTGCTTCTAGCCAGTGCTATCGCACTTGCTTTCACCATTAACCAATACCCCTTTAGTGAAAGCTGGCTAACGGCAAAGCTGATAGCGTTAATTGCGTATATTGTTTTAGGCACCATCGCCCTGAAGAGAGGAAAAACCAGAAACATTCGCACTCTGGCTTTTATTATGGCACTGCTCTGTGTTGGTTATATTGTCTGGGTCGCGCTGAGTCACAACCCCCAGCCCTGGTTACTCTGA